From one Balaenoptera acutorostrata chromosome 6, mBalAcu1.1, whole genome shotgun sequence genomic stretch:
- the NEIL2 gene encoding endonuclease 8-like 2: protein MPEGPSVRKFHHLVSPFVGQQVVKTGGSSKKLNPAGFQSLWLQDTQVHGKKLFLRFDPDEEIVCPGNNPLSAPLHKEWKEEAGHHQEVSDQSSGSPGGDDAVPSGDDGLQRLWGDSPAGGAKRWLQVSFGLFGSIWVNEFSRAKKANKRGDWRDPSPRLVLHFGGGGFLAFYNCQMVWSSSSPVVRPTSDILSEKFHRGQALEALGREQPVCYTLLDQRYFSGLGNIIKNEALFRAGIHPLSPGSLLGLPRLEALVDHVVAFSAGWLRGKFQGRQQHTQIYQKERCPAGHQVVKEALGPPGGLQRLTWWCPQCQPRLSPDEPEQVEPP, encoded by the exons ATGCCGGAGGGGCCGTCTGTGAGGAAGTTTCACCATCTGGTCTCCCCCTTCGTGGGGCAGCAGGTGGTCAAGACAGGGGGCAGCAGTAAGAAGCTGAACCCTGCCGGCTTCCAATCCCTGTGGCTGCAGGACACCCAG GTCCATGGaaagaaattattccttagatttGATCCAGATGAAGAAATCGTGTGCCCTGGCAACAACCCACTGTCAGCGCCTCTACACAAAGAGTGGAAGGAAGAGGCCGGGCACCACCAGGAAGTCTCTGACCAGTCCTCCGGGTCCCCAGGAGGAGACGATGCTGTCCCCAGTGGAGATGATGGCCTGCAGCGTTTGTGGGGAGACAGCCCTGCAGGAGGTGCCAAGAGGTGGCTGCAGGTCAGCTTTGGTTTGTTTGGCAGCATTTGGGTGAACGAGTTCTCCAGAGCGAAGAAGGCAAACAAGAGGGGTGACTGGAGAGACCCCTCTCCAAG aCTGGTCCTGCACTTCGGCGGGGGCGGCTTCTTGGCCTTCTATAACTGTCAGATGGTGTGGAGTTCCTCTTCCCCGGTGGTCAGACCCACCTCTGACATCTTGTCAGAAAAGTTCCATCGAGGACAGGCCCTGGAAGCTCTGGGCCGGGAGCAGCCCGTCTGCTATACGCTGTTGGACCAGAGATACTTCTCAGGCTTAG GGAACATCATTAAGAACGAGGCCCTGTTCAGAGCTGGGATCCACCCACTTTCTCCCGGCTCACTCCTGGGTCTTCCTCGCCTCGAGGCCCTGGTGGACCATGTGGTGGCCTTCAGTGCAGGCTGGCTGCGGGGCAAGTTCCAGGGCAGACAGCAGCACACGCAGATCTACCAGAAGGAGCGGTGCCCTGCTGGGCACCAGGTCGTGAAGGAGGCACTGGGGCCTCCGGGGGGCTTGCAGAGGCTCACGTGGTGGTGCCCCCAGTGCCAGCCCAGGTTGTCACCGGATGAGCCAGAGCAGGTGGAGCCCCCCTAG